Proteins from a single region of Urocitellus parryii isolate mUroPar1 chromosome 4, mUroPar1.hap1, whole genome shotgun sequence:
- the Gpha2 gene encoding glycoprotein hormone alpha-2 — MGYLVRLQSSRRRPEPASSSSWPALVPMASPQALLICLLVLAVTEGWDQEAAIPGCHLHPFNVTVRSDRQGTCQGSHVAQACVGHCESSAFPSRYSVLAASGYRHNITSVSQCCTISSLKKVKVQLQCVGDRRQELEIFTARACQCDMCRLSRF, encoded by the exons ATGGGCTACCTTGTGAG ACTCCAGAGCAGCAGGAGGCGCCCGGAGCCTGCAAGCAGCAGTTCCTGGCCTGCGCTG GTGCCCATGGCGTCCCCCCAAGCCCTGCTCATCTGCCTGCTGGTCCTGGCAGTCACTGAAGGCTGGGATCAGGAGGCAGCCATCCCAGGTTGCCACTTGCACC CCTTCAACGTGACAGTGCGCAGTGACCGCCAAGGCACCTGCCAGGGCTCCCATGTGGCACAGGCCTGCGTGGGCCACTGTGAATCCAGTGCCTTCCCTTCCCGGTACTCTGTGCTGGCGGCCAGTGGCTATCGACACAACATCACCTCCGTCTCCCAGTGCTGCACCATCAGCAGCCTGAAGAAG GTAAAGGTGCAGCTGCAGTGTGTGGGGGACCGGAGGCAGGAGCTCGAGATCTTCACGGCCAGGGCCTGCCAATGTGACATGTGTCGCCTCTCTCGCTTCTAG
- the Ppp2r5b gene encoding serine/threonine-protein phosphatase 2A 56 kDa regulatory subunit beta isoform has product METKLPPASTPTSPSSPGLSPVPPPDKVDGFSRRSLRRARPRRSHSSSQFRYQSNQQELTPLPLLKDVPASELHELLSRKLAQCGVMFDFLDCVADLKGKEVKRAALNELVECVGSTRGVLIEPVYPDIIRMISVNIFRTLPPSENPEFDPEEDEPNLEPSWPHLQLVYEFFLRFLESPDFQPSVAKRYVDQKFVLMLLELFDSEDPREREYLKTILHRVYGKFLGLRAYIRKQCNHIFLRFIYELEHFNGVAELLEILGSIINGFALPLKTEHKQFLVRVLIPLHSVKSLSVFHAQLAYCVVQFLEKDATLTEHVIRGLLKYWPKTCTQKEVMFLGEMEEILDVIEPSQFVKIQEPLFKQVARCVSSPHFQVAERALYFWNNEYILSLIEDNCHTVLPAVFGTLYQVSKEHWNQTIVSLIYNVLKTFMEMNGKLFDELTASYKLEKQQEQQKARERQELWQGLEELRLRRLQGTQGAREAPLQRLTPQVAASGGQS; this is encoded by the exons ATGGAGACGAAGCTGCCCCCTGCGAGCACCCCTACCAGCCCCTCATCTCCTGGGCTGTCGCCTGTGCCACCACCTGACAAGGTGGATGGCTTCTCCCGCCGTTCCCTGCGTAGGGCCCGGCCCCGTCGCTCCCACAGCTCCTCTCAGTTCCGCTATCAGAGCAACCAGCAAGAGCTCACTCCACTGCCTCTGCTCAAAG ATGTGCCAGCCTCTGAACTGCATGAGCTGCTGAGCCGGAAGCTGGCCCAGTGTGGGGTGATGTTTGACTTCTTGGACTGTGTGGCTGACCTAAAGGGGAAGGAGGTGAAGCGGGCAGCACTCAATGAGCTGGTGGAATGTGTGGGGAGCACCCGGGGCGTCCTCATCGAGCCTGTCTACCCAGACATCATCCGCATG ATCTCAGTGAATATCTTCCGGACCTTGCCACCCAGTGAGAATCCTGAATTTGACCCTGAAGAGGATGAGCCTAACCTTGAGCCTTCCTGGCCACATCTGCAG CTGGTATATGAGTTTTTCCTGCGTTTCTTGGAGAGTCCAGACTTTCAGCCCTCTGTGGCCAAGAGATATGTGGATCAAAAGTTTGTCCTGATG CTCCTGGAGCTCTTTGATAGTGAGGACCCCCGGGAGCGTGAGTACCTCAAGACCATCTTGCACCGCGTCTACGGCAAGTTCCTGGGTCTCCGGGCCTACATCCGCAAACAGTGCAACCATATCTTTCTCCG ATTCATCTATGAACTGGAGCACTTCAATGGTGTGGCCGAGCTGCTGGAGATCTTAGGAAG CATCATCAATGGCTTTGCGCTGCCCCTGAAGACTGAGCACAAGCAGTTCCTTGTTCGCGTCCTGATCCCCCTACACTCCGTCAAGTCACTGTCTGTCTTTCACGCCCAG CTGGCATACTGTGTGGTGCAGTTCCTGGAGAAGGACGCCACCTTGACAGAGCAC GTGATCCGGGGGCTGCTCAAATACTGGCCCAAAACCTGCACCCAGAAAGAG GTGATGTTTCTGGGGGAGATGGAAGAGATTCTTGATGTCATCGAGCCCTCCCAGTTCGTGAAGATCCAGGAGCCCCTCTTCAAGCAGGTGGCTCGCTGTGTATCCAGCCCCCATTTCCAG GTTGCAGAGCGGGCTCTGTATTTCTGGAACAATGAGTATATCCTGAGCCTCATTGAGGACAACTGCCACACTGTGCTGCCTGCTGTGTTTGGGACCCTCTACCAAGTCTCCAAGGAGCACTGGAATCA AACCATCGTGTCTCTGATCTACAATGTGCTCAAGACCTTCATGGAGATGAACGGGAAGCTATTTGATGAGCTCACGGCCTCCTACAAGCTGGAGAAGCAGCA ggagcagcagaAGGCCCGGGAGCGGCAGGAGCTATGGCAAGGCTTGGAGGAGCTACGGCTACGCCGGCTACAGGGGACCCAGGGGGCCAGGGAGGCCCCTCTCCAACGGCTTACACCCCAGGTGGCTGCCAGTGGGGGTCAGAGCTAG